In one window of Erinaceus europaeus chromosome 17, mEriEur2.1, whole genome shotgun sequence DNA:
- the CTSD gene encoding cathepsin D, with the protein MHHPSLLALLVLLALGLLAAPVTAVVRIPLHKFKSIRRTMSELAGPVEDLIARGPLSKYSQGVPAVNGGPVPEVLKNYMDAQYFGEIGLGTPPQCFTVVFDTGSSNLWVPSIHCKMLDVACWFHHKYDSKKSSSYVKNGTAFDIHYGSGSLSGYLSQDTLLVPCKAAKGRVNILEQTFGEATTQPGITFIAAKFDGILGMAYPRISVDGVLPVFDNLMRQKLVDKNVFSFYLNRDPTAPVGGELMLGGTDPKYFQGSMTYLNVTRQAYWQVHMDQLDIGSGLTLCKGGCEAIVDSGTSLIVGPVDEVRELQKAIGAVPLIQGEYMIPCEKIPGLPKIIFTLGGEKFELSGEAYTLKVSQAGKTICLSGFMGMDIPPPAGPLWILGDVFMGYYYTVFDRDANRVGLAKATRL; encoded by the exons atgCATCACCCCAGCCTGCTCGCGCTGCTCGTGCTGCTCGCCCTCGGCCTGCTGGCCGCGCCGGTCACCGCGGTGGTCAG AATCCCCCTGCACAAGTTCAAGTCCATACGCCGCACCATGTCGGAGCTGGCGGGGCCCGTGGAGGACCTGATCGCCCGGGGACCCCTGTCCAAGTACAGCCAGGGCGTCCCCGCCGTGAACGGGGGGCCCGTCCCCGAGGTGCTCAAGAATTACATGGAT GCCCAGTACTTTGGGGAGATCGGCCTTGGGACGCCCCCCCAGTGCTTCACCGTGGTGTTTGACACGGGCTCCTCCAACCTGTGGGTCCCCTCCATTCACTGCAAGATGCTGGACGTGGCCTGCT GGTTTCACCACAAGTACGACAGCAAGAAGTCCAGTAGCTACGTAAAGAATGGGACGGCCTTCGACATCCACTACGGCTCCGGCAGTCTGTCGGGGTACCTGAGCCAGGacaccctgctg GTGCCCTGCAAGGCCGCCAAGGGCCGCGTGAACATCCTCGAGCAGACGTTCGGCGAGGCCACCACGCAGCCGGGCATCACCTTCATCGCGGCCAAGTTCGATGGCATCCTGGGCATGGCCTACCCCCGCATCTCCGTGGACGGCGTGCTGCCCGTCTTTGACAACCTCATGCGGCAGAAGCTGGTGGACAAGAACGTCTTCTCCTTCTACCTCAACAG GGACCCCACAGCCCCCGTGGGGGGTGAGCTGATGCTGGGAGGCACCGACCCCAAGTACTTCCAGGGCTCTATGACCTACCTCAACGTCACCCGGCAGGCTTACTGGCAGGTGCACATGGACCA GCTGGACATTGGCAGTGGGCTGACCCTGTGCAAAGGAGGCTGTGAGGCCATAGTGGACTCGGGCACCTCCCTCATCGTGGGCCCCGTGGACGAGGTGCGGGAGCTGCAGAAGGCGATTGGGGCCGTGCCTCTGATCCAAGGCGAG tacatgATTCCCTGTGAGAAGATCCCCGGTCTGCCCAAGATCATCTTTACACTCGGAGGCGAGAAGTTCGAGCTGTCAGGCGAGGCCTACACGCTCAAG GTGTCACAGGCCGGAAAGACCATCTGTCTGAGTGGCTTCATGGGCATGGACATCCCGCCACCCGCCGGGCCGCTCTGGATCCTGGGTGACGTCTTCATGGGTTACTACTACACTGTCTTCGACCGTGACGCCAACCGCGTGGGTCTGGCCAAGGCCACCAGGCTGTAG